From the genome of Eucalyptus grandis isolate ANBG69807.140 chromosome 2, ASM1654582v1, whole genome shotgun sequence, one region includes:
- the LOC108956322 gene encoding uncharacterized protein LOC108956322: MLDTQPIRSCSIPLDHSDSDTQDPPIRSAMELFSSSLSDVLTKIAMFLVVQALVYLILSKSSDVFSKDKKPRSLSFKPARSNSIRRILAAISDVPTGSELSPRPERPRTDGGDSSVN; the protein is encoded by the coding sequence ATGCTGGATACGCAACCCATTCGATCCTGTTCGATTCCGCTCGATCATTCAGATTCCGACACTCAAGACCCACCAATCCGATCGGCCATGGAGTTGTTCTCGTCCTCTCTGTCGGACGTGCTGACGAAGATCGCCATGTTCCTGGTCGTCCAAGCCCTGGTCTACCTCATCCTCTCCAAGTCCTCCGACGTCTTCTCCAAGGACAAAAAGCCACGGTCCCTCAGCTTCAAGCCCGCCCGCTCCAACAGCATCCGCCGCATCCTGGCGGCCATCTCCGACGTGCCGACCGGCAGCGAGCTCTCTCCGAGGCCCGAACGCCCCCGGACCGATGGCGGCGACTCCTCCGTGAATTGA
- the LOC104435676 gene encoding cation/H(+) antiporter 1-like → MDISYAIRTLRPASTIAYGGILSSVILGGTVSFFSYQYIDFMGNASIVYGLFIIIVLANTAPPAVIRLTAELKIATSELGRLAVCSSLVNDMSCLFLYALIIATHSWEGFGRGILCLMITVGLIFLNKYLALWFNGRNRNQKYLKNTEVFVILSLVITTSMIIELMSYNSSINCFLLGLMFPREGKSARTLLFKLTYSINNFVLPIYFGYIGFQFNGHYFQKLENIITVILFVVLSIGGKVGGTLAACKYMGIPLNEGVLIGFLLNMKGHADLVLLSGVSKILSWTLKSHDLLLIIIVINTVISGVVISIIMRKEEKRLAQAHRSLELQDPENELRLLACVYGPRHVAATVGIISALRGPQTAPITPYLMHLVELPEKHKDKSALYHELEDDKIEVNEDDYGGNDVLEINDAVDAFTADTKVLIQQVKAVSTFSSMYEDICDYAEDLRVSIILVPFHKHHRIDGKMESGKEGIRTTNQRVLRHAPCSVGIIVNRGPGGAPGFTQILSSETTQQVATLFFGGPDDQEALACSKRIATHPCVNLTVIRFVPSPSPSLSSSTENAAHPDDDVFLADFYNRHVRSGQVRYVEKCVNNGTQTVAALTEIGDMYTLFIVGRGRRGQSPMTTGMSDWEECPELGIVGDILASSEFSINGSVLIIQQHRNPGI, encoded by the exons ATGGACATTTCTTATGCGATTCGAACTTTACGACCTGCTAGCACGATTGCCTATGGCGGGATCCTATCAAGTGTCATCCTTGGGGGAactgtttctttcttctcctacCAGTACATAGATTTTATGGGTAACGCATCCATAGTCTACGGTCTCTTCATCATAATAGTTCTAGCAAATACAGCCCCTCCTGCCGTGATCCGCCTGACGGCTGAATTAAAGATCGCGACTTCTGAACTTGGCCGATTAGCCGTGTGTTCTTCATTGGTCAATGACATGTCGTGCTTATTTCTGTATGCTTTAATCATCGCAACTCACTCTTGGGAGGGCTTTGGCCGCGGAATCCTCTGCCTTATGATCACCGTGGGACTGATCTTTCTGAACAAGTATTTGGCTCTTTGGTTCAATGGACGAAACAGAAACCAGAAGTACTTGAAAAACACGGAGGTCTTCGTTATATTGTCTCTCGTTATAACTACGTCCATGATCATAGAGCTGATGTCTTACAATAGCTCAATCAATTGTTTCCTCCTGGGTCTGATGTTCCCTAGGGAAGGCAAATCGGCTCGTACACTGTTGTTCAAGCTCACCTATTCCATCAACAACTTCGTACTTCCCATCTATTTTGGCTATATCGGGTTCCAGTTTAACGGGCACTATTTCCAAAAGTTGGAGAACATCATTACTGTCATCTTATTTGTTGTGCTTAGCATCGGTGGCAAAGTCGGCGGTACCCTAGCAGCTTGCAAGTACATGGGAATTCCCCTGAATGAGGGCGTTTTGATCGGTTTCTTACTGAACATGAAGGGCCACGCTGATCTGGTGCTTCTGAGTGGTGTTTCAAAGATTCTG AGTTGGACTCTAAAATCCCATGACTTGCTGCTGATAATTATAGTCATTAACACGGTCATCTCAGGAGTGGTGATATCTATCATAAtgaggaaagaggagaaaaggcTAGCTCAGGCTCACCGATCGCTCGAGCTGCAAGACCCGGAAAATGAACTGCGGCTCCTAGCATGCGTGTATGGCCCGCGGCATGTAGCAGCGACGGTCGGGATTATCTCGGCACTGAGAGGCCCCCAGACGGCGCCAATCACCCCGTACCTGATGCACTTGGTCGAGCTCCCAGAGAAGCACAAGGACAAGTCTGCGCTGTATCATGAGCTCGAAGACGACAAGATTGAGGTCAACGAGGATGATTACGGCGGGAATGATGTGCTGGAGATCAACGATGCCGTGGATGCCTTCACGGCAGATACTAAAGTCTTGATCCAGCAGGTCAAAGCCGTGTCAACTTTTTCCAGCATGTATGAGGACATTTGCGATTATGCTGAGGATTTAAGAGTTTCCATTATACTAGTACCTTTCCACAAGCACCATAGGATCGATGGCAAAATGGAGAGCGGCAAGGAAGGGATCAGGACCACCAACCAAAGAGTTCTCCGGCACGCACCGTGCTCGGTGGGAATTATTGTCAACCGAGGCCCTGGAGGCGCCCCGGGGTTTACGCAAATACTAAGCTCCGAGACCACACAGCAAGTCGCCACACTGTTTTTTGGTGGCCCTGATGACCAGGAGGCTTTGGCCTGCAGCAAACGAATTGCTACTCATCCTTGCGTTAATTTGACGGTTATTAGGTTTGtgccgtcgccatcgccatcgctgTCGTCCTCGACTGAGAATGCGGCCCATCCAGATGATGATGTCTTCTTGGCAGACTTCTACAATAG GCATGTCAGATCGGGACAAGTTAGGTACGTGGAGAAGTGTGTGAACAACGGCACACAGACGGTGGCCGCCCTGACAGAGATCGGGGACATGTACACGCTATTCATCGTAGGGAGGGGGAGGCGAGGGCAGTCGCCGATGACCACCGGGATGAGCGACTGGGAAGAATGTCCCGAGCTCGGAATAGTGGGGGACATACTAGCTTCGTCTGAGTTCAGTATTAACGGTTCGGTTCTCATAATACAACAGCATAGGAATCCAGGCATATAG
- the LOC104433801 gene encoding uncharacterized protein LOC104433801, protein MNDQSQLIKQAAPPMVSQGPVFSQPLPQPPPQMVMNPPQLLTASKAMSQPQIRAVSLPPPQMLGQRQSQVFAQPMLNRGYKPWQPQPQQQLGMDPGAKFRGSKPGFGAPKQQGRGNWKGKKPNDNRVDLRKAPNPSVNAVMAGAIGAGIYKPPSLNELQNQNYMKARKFYPKKKFNNRFAPFAPRNTSSFIMRAKKSGGIASLVSPSPVTPAVLPTPTFSPTTEVLGDTAKEEWGVDGYGSMKGLIRLRNEAGFREHEDEEEGEDHEEDDNDGSSDSDVEEEKNSVLSRLDHEMSRFEMVYPNYGGDYNNILENRVDDQDAHIAQLEEENLTLKERLFLMESELGDLRKRLQLLERKNRRTDYVIGEVVENVSENDSGGGSDNHGMECESREEVMESGDGTVGGTNIDAGNDSRRENNGLAISEGGRDISTDEYAPKQAEPEEGHLKGGEMQDENMPVEAITKQDEVENIGQLQDLGMAEVDGKKHDIKDEDFGTVHSEKSIGDGD, encoded by the coding sequence ATGAACGATCAGTCGCAGCTGATCAAACAGGCGGCCCCGCCGATGGTGAGCCAGGGCCCGGTGTTCAGCCAGCCGctgccgcagccgccgccgcagATGGTGATGAATCCGCCGCAGCTGCTGACCGCGTCCAAGGCGATGAGCCAGCCCCAGATTAGGGCCGTGAGCCTGCCGCCGCCTCAGATGTTGGGTCAGCGTCAGTCCCAGGTGTTCGCGCAGCCGATGTTGAACAGGGGCTACAAGCCGTggcagccgcagccgcagcaACAGCTCGGGATGGATCCGGGCGCCAAGTTCCGCGGCTCGAAGCCTGGGTTCGGGGCTCCGAAGCAGCAAGGTAGAGGTAATTGGAAGGGCAAGAAGCCGAACGACAACCGTGTGGACTTGAGGAAAGCCCCGAATCCCTCGGTTAACGCCGTCATGGCTGGTGCAATAGGCGCCGGAATTTATAAGCCCCCTAGCCTTAACGAGTTACAGAACCAGAATTACATGAAGGCTCGGAAGTTTTACCCGAAGAAGAAGTTTAATAATAGGTTCGCCCCTTTCGCGCCGAGGAACACTTCGTCGTTTATCATGCGGGCCAAGAAATCCGGAGGGATTGCGTCCTTGGTGTCCCCGAGCCCTGTCACCCCGGCTGTGCTGCCGACGCCGACGTTCTCGCCGACTACAGAAGTTTTAGGGGACACGGCAAAGGAGGAGTGGGGCGTGGATGGCTACGGGTCGATGAAGGGTTTGATTAGGCTCCGTAACGAGGCAGGGTTTAGGGAACatgaggacgaggaggagggggaggatcACGAGGAAGATGATAACGATGGGTCTAGCGACAGTGATgtagaggaggagaagaatagCGTCCTTAGTAGGTTGGATCATGAGATGAGCCGGTTCGAGATGGTGTACCCCAATTATGGAGGTGATTACAACAATATCTTGGAGAACAGGGTAGATGATCAGGATGCTCACATTGCACAACTGGAGGAAGAGAACTTGACACTGAAGGAGAGGCTTTTCTTGATGGAGAGCGAATTGGGAGATTTAAGGAAGAGGTTGCAGCTCTTGGAAAGGAAGAATCGACGTACGGATTATGTCATTGGGGAGGTAGTTGAGAATGTATCTGAAAATGACAGTGGAGGAGGATCTGATAACCATGGAATGGAATGTGAAAGCAGGGAAGAGGTGATGGAATCTGGGGATGGCACCGTAGGAGGTACAAACATTGATGCTGGCAATGACTCTCGGAGGGAAAATAACGGTTTGGCGATTAGTGAGGGTGGGAGGGATATCTCCACGGACGAGTACGCTCCAAAACAAGCGGAGCCAGAAGAAGGCCATTTAAAGGGTGGGGAGATGCAGGATGAGAATATGCCTGTTGAAGCAATTACCAAGCAGGATGAGGTGGAGAACATTGGGCAACTGCAGGATTTGGGCATGGCTGAAGTCGATGGGAAGAAGCATGACATCAAAGATGAGGATTTTGGAACCGTCCATTCCGAGAAAAGCATTGGCGATGGTGACTGA
- the LOC104433800 gene encoding protein trichome birefringence-like 1: RRSDRQRAELLRPPGISPAPHGGRRRVLSDAQVLPQPDLPNQARRHGVAAALLLRRQGGQARRLRLPPHLRRLHLPLRPQLLLPLAPQPLRRLLLQISLLLLPLPLPPQPLRIPAPAPPRLLPGGLAAGEGPAAAPRSGPGADRSGSGAAEGPSGAALASREDGGGADGESPWRKKKKGTEEWVQSVKKCDVYAGRWVRDESYPLYLPGSCPHIDEPFDCFLNGRRDSGYLKYRWQPNDCDIPRLSGRKMLMLLRGKRLVFVGDSLNRNMWESLVCILRNSVEDKSRVFEASGRQEFRAEGSYSFIFQDYNCSVEFFQSPFLVREWETPMANGSKRETLRLDLFEGSSEKYKDADILIFNTGHWWTHEKTSKGKDYYQEGSHIYSQLHVKVAFRKALTTWGRWIDTNIDSSKTLVFFRGYSYGHFRGGRWNSGGRCDRETDPFKEETYAFKYPRKMRILEYVMKGMKTPVFYLNITRITGLRKDAHPSIYRKPNLTEEERRSPVQDCSHWCLPGVPDTWNELLYSQILIKEIEKGWQENS, translated from the exons CGTCGCTCGGACAGGCAGAGAGCGGAGCTCCTTCGTCCTCCCGGGATCTCTCCCGCCCCGCATGGCGGTCGCCGCCGCGTCCTCTCCGACGCACAAGTTCTCCCGCAACCTGATCTCCCCAACCAAGCCCGACGCCATGGCGTGGCCGCCGCTCTCCTTCTCCGTCGCCAGGGCGGCCAGGCCCGTCGCCTGCGGCTTCCTCCTCACCTTCGTCGCCTGCACCTTCCTCTTCGTCCTCAGCTCCTCCTCCCCCTGGCTCCCCAACctctccgccgcctcctcctaCAGATCtcacttctcctccttcctctcccgCTTCCGCCGCAACCCCTCCGAATCCCCGCCCCCGCCCCTCCTCGCCTCCTTCCCGGAGGCCTCGCCGCCGGCGAGGGACCGGCTGCTGCCCCGCGCTCGGGCCCGGGCGCCGATCGGAGCGGGAGCGGCGCGGCGGAGGGACCGAGCGGAGCGGCATTGGCGTCGAGAGAGGACGGCGGAGGTGCGGACGGTGAGAGCccgtggaggaagaagaagaaggggacgGAGGAGTGGGTGCAGTCGGTGAAGAAGTGCGATGTGTACGCGGGGAGATGGGTGAGGGACGAGTCGTATCCGCTCTACTTGCCCGGTTCCTGTCCCCACATCGACGAGCCTTTCGATTGTTTCCTGAACGGGAGGCGCGATTCCGGATACCTCAAGTACAGATGGCAACCGAACGATTGCGACATCCCCAG GTTGAGCGGTCGGAAAATGTTGATGTTGTTAAGGGGAAAGCGTCTCGTGTTCGTCGGCGATTCGCTCAATAGGAATATGTGGGAATCGCTTGTGTGTATTCTTAGAAACTCGGTCGAGGACAAGAGCAGAGTCTTTGAAGCCTCTGGAAGGCAAGAATTCCGAGCCGAGGGCTCCTACTCATTCATATTTCAG GATTACAATTGCTCTGTGGAATTCTTTCAATCACCATTCTTGGTGCGAGAATGGGAAACGCCTATGGCGAATGGATCAAAGAGGGAGACACTTCGGCTAGATCTCTTTGAGGGATcatctgaaaagtacaaggatGCAGACATCCTTATTTTCAACACTGGGCATTGGTGGACTCACGAGAAAACTTCCAAGGG AAAGGATTATTATCAGGAAGGCAGCCATATCTACAGCCAATTGCACGTGAAAGTGGCCTTTCGGAAAGCATTGACGACTTGGGGAAGATGGATAGACACCAACATAGATTCCTCTAAAACACTCGTTTTCTTCAGGGGCTATTCCTATGGCCACTTTAG AGGAGGACGCTGGAATTCCGGTGGGCGATGTGACCGCGAGACCGATCCATTCAAAGAAGAGACATACGCATTCAAATATCCTCGAAAGATGAGAATCTTGGAATATGTGATGAAGGGTATGAAGACACCAGTCTTCTATCTCAATATAACAAGGATTACTGGTTTGCGAAAGGATGCACACCCATCAATATACAGGAAGCCGAATTTGACAGAAGAGGAAAGGAGATCACCAGTGCAGGATTGTAGCCATTGGTGCCTGCCTGGCGTTCCTGATACATGGAATGAGCTCCTATACAGTCAGATTCTTATTAAGGAAATAGAAAAGGGGTGGCAAGAAAACAGCTGA